The following proteins are co-located in the Palaemon carinicauda isolate YSFRI2023 chromosome 3, ASM3689809v2, whole genome shotgun sequence genome:
- the LOC137637830 gene encoding rhodopsin-like — protein MGYWDDQSNMGGNDLLPSTNPYGNYTVVDRVPKELLGYIHDHWYQFPPMNPLWYNLVGVFMVVMGTLAVCGNFVVIWVFMNTKSLRTPSNMFVVSLATSDFIIMSFMVPPTLVNCYYQMWAFSGLFCEIYALVGSICGCASIWAMVFITLDRYNVIVKGIAAKPLTNSGALLRILYIWGHTSLWCMLPFFGFNRYVPEGNMTACGTDYLSDDLWGHLYLYFYGFDCFVLPLFIIVYCYTFILKAVATHEKQMREQAKKMGVKSLRSDPEAKKTSNECRLAKVALMTVSLWFMAWSPYFVINFVGMHYKPFITPLFTIWGSVFAKANAVYNPIVYAISHPKYRAAMEKKLPCLSCATERDDESSVAETTSTNEKC, from the coding sequence ATGGGCTACTGGGACGACCAATCCAACATGGGTGGCAATGACCTCCTGCCCTCTACGAACCCATACGGTAACTACACCGTTGTCGACAGAGTTCCCAAAGAGCTCCTCGGTTACATTCACGATCATTGGTATCAATTTCCTCCCATGAACCCTCTGTGGTACAACTTAGTAGGAGTATTTATGGTTGTTATGGGTACTCTTGCAGTCTGTGGTAACTTTGTTGTTATCTGGGTCTTCATGAACACCAAATCTCTTAGGACTCCATCAAACATGTTTGTCGTAAGTCTGGCCACTTCCGATTTCATCATAATGTCATTCATGGTTCCTCCAACTTTGGTAAACTGTTACTATCAGATGTGGGCTTTCAGTGGTCTCTTTTGTGAGATCTATGCTCTTGTAGGTTCAATCTGTGGCTGTGCCTCTATTTGGGCCATGGTATTCATTACTCTGGATCGTTACAACGTCATTGTCAAGGGTATTGCAGCAAAACCATTAACTAACTCTGGTGCTTTGCTACGAATTCTGTATATATGGGGCCACACTTCACTTTGGTGCATGCTTCCATTTTTCGGATTCAATAGGTATGTTCCTGAAGGTAATATGACTGCCTGTGGTACAGACTACCTCTCTGATGATCTGTGGGGACATCTTTACTTGTACTTCTATGGTTTTGATTGTTTTGTTCTTCctctattcattattgtttattgctACACATTCATCCTGAAGGCTGTTGCTACTCACGAGAAACAGATGCGCGAACAGGCCAAGAAGATGGGAGTCAAGTCTTTGAGAAGTGATCCAGAAGCCAAGAAGACATCTAATGAATGCCGACTGGCCAAAGTAGCTCTCATGACTGTTTCACTTTGGTTCATGGCATGGAGCCCTTACTTTGTTATCAATTTTGTAGGCATGCACTACAAGCCTTTCATTACACCTCTCTTCACCATCTGGGGCTCGGTTTTCGCCAAGGCCAATGCTGTGTACAACCCTATCGTTTATGCCATCAGTCACCCCAAATACCGAGCTGCAATGGAGAAGAAACTGCCTTGTCTTTCTTGTGCTACTGAAAGGGACGATGAATCGTCTGTGGCTGAGACTACTTCAACTAATGAGAAATGCTAA
- the LOC137633823 gene encoding rhodopsin-like codes for MDGNRNSTKLKWGHTSLWCMLPFFGFNRYVPEGNMTACGTDYLSDDLWGHLYLYFYGFDCFILPLFIIVYCYTFILKAVANHEKQMREQAKKMGVKSLRNDPEAKKTSNECRLAKVALMTVSLWFMAWSPYFVINFVGLYYKPFITPLFTIWGSVFAKANAVYNPIVYAISHPKYRAAMEKKLPCLSCATEKDDESSVAETTSTNEKC; via the coding sequence atggacggtaACAGGAATAGTACAAAGTTAAAATGGGGTCACACTTCACTTTGGTGCATGCTTCCATTTTTCGGATTCAATAGATATGTTCCTGAAGGTAACATGACTGCCTGTGGTACAGACTACCTCTCTGATGATCTGTGGGGCCATCTTTACTTGTACTTCTatggttttgattgttttattcttCCTCTGTTCATTATCGTTTATTGCTACACATTCATCCTGAAGGCTGTTGCCAATCACGAGAAACAGATGCGCGAACAGGCCAAGAAGATGGGAGTCAAGTCTTTGAGAAATGACCCAGAAGCCAAGAAGACATCTAACGAATGCCGACTGGCCAAAGTAGCCCTCATGACTGTTTCACTTTGGTTCATGGCATGGAGCCCTTACTTTGTTATCAATTTTGTAGGTTTGTACTACAAGCCTTTCATTACACCTCTCTTCACCATCTGGGGTTCAGTTTTCGCCAAGGCCAATGCTGTGTACAACCCTATTGTTTATGCCATCAGTCATCCCAAATACCGAGCTGCAATGGAGAAGAAACTGCCTTGTCTTTCTTGTGCTACTGAAAAGGACGATGAATCGTCTGTGGCTGAGACAACTTCAACCAATGAGAAGTGTTAG